GTCTTCCGGATCATGCAATTCAAATGGGGATACACCCGTGTAGATGCCAATGGACCAGGGCCCGGAACCAGCATTCTCCATCTGTGGACTTAAAAAGCCACGGACCGCACCCAGATATGGAGAACTAACCCTCCAGATCAATGCCCCTATTACCAGGCTCATGATGATTATCCCAGCAAATACAACTGGAGACAGTCTAAATTTCCTCATTAATGCCATATCCTTCCACCGAGGCATGTTCGTAGAAGGGCATCACACACACTTTCCAGTCTGGGTATGGGAGCATAAAATTTTTCGCCCTTCATCCACCTCACAGTTAAATCCCAACACTGCACACAACCGTCGCGAGGAAATCTTTGTACTCTCTCTTCTCTTTCAAAAATGAGGGGAAAGGTGGTCCTTTTTTTAAAATCTTTTCCACATCACTAATTTTCCAGAGCCCCAATGATTTGTCTTTGTACTCCCCCTTCTTGGTCTTTTGAGTGCAATGTTCCACAAGAAGGAATTGGGGGGGAGGAAAATGGAAAGGACCCGCTTCAAGATTCAGGGGCCTCCATTGCCCAGTTGCTATGTCCCAGTTTGCGTTTCGCTCAGGAAATGTGGTTGTGAGCAAATAGGATGATTCACTCCGACTCATGTTCTTCAACGCCATGAAAATGTTCGAAAAGGAAAAATGCCCTAAACAATCACGACAAAAAATAAGGTCAACTTTGGGCAAGTCACTTCGCAGGAGATTGAGCTTGGTGAAAACGATATTATCCGTCTGATATAATTGTCGATTACGCTCAACTAATTCTTCAACTATATCTGCTCCTGTATAATGCACACCCTGCAAATCCACCATTTTCATCCAGAAAAAATCACCACAGGGTATATCCAGCATTGTGGAAATTTTTAAATCGTTCAGGAGAATTGGCAGTTCTTTCACAATCGTCTGTGTTTGCTCAAGATCTGAGCCTTGCCCGGAAACGCTACTTTTCCCCCTCCAATAATTTTCCTTATAAATTTCAGTGAATATGGCCTCCGTGGATTTCATACGTGAAGGCACTTCCTTGTAAATTTCCAATATCAATTTGTAGGCAGAACGGGCACCTGGAATTGATTTAATCAATCGTTTTAATTTTGATTCCATTTCCAATATCGTGAAAATCCTTTTCTCTTCTAGAGACGGTCTGGTGATAATTGGCTATTTCGTGTTTAAACCAATTGTCAACCACAATCAAATACTGATTATTATTTTTTATATTCACTAACCAATGTTTCGATCACGTTTCGATATTTTTTCTCAAAATTTTTTATTGTATGATTTTCTTGGGCAAACTCCCATGACTTCCTGGACATACACCTGAGTTCCTGAGTTGAACGAGACGAAGTTTGACGAACCGCCTCCCGAATTGACTCGATGGAACAATCATCAAGGACCACACCCTCGTCCTTACCCACATCCACACCGGATTCACAGCTTATGATTGGGATAAGTCCAGCATGCAAGGATGTCAACACCGAACCGGCATTCGTTTCAGAGCATGATGGATAGACCAATCCGAGGCAGCGATTGGTCAGATCCCTAAACTCGGCGCTTTCAACGTCAATCCATCCATGAGTATGAATATTGGGAGTATGATACAACTCCTGAAAATATTCCTGCTCAAAATCCTTTTCTCTCGCGACCGGACCGCAAACCGTCAAATGATATTCTGGCATCCCTGCGAATGCCTCTAAAACCAAATCAAGACCTTTGTGCACCATTCCCTCACTCCCCAACCACAAAAATCGAAATCGACAGGCTTCAAAATCCTTTGAATCTCTCCAGGTATAGTTGTAGGGAACTGCATTTGGAACCAGATACATAGGCTTATTGGCATACTTAAAGTTTTTGACACCAAATTCACAGTGAACGACCACACAATCAGCATACGTTACCGCCATGGCATACTTCTGGTTCATGAATCTTCGCGAACGCAAGGTCACATGCCTTCGCTCTTGCAGCGCCAATAAGCGTTTGGATTCGGCATAATTATTAAAGTAGGGATGAGCAGTGGTCGCATGCAATATTTTTACGCAATCCTTATTCAGTCCATTCGCGATCCTTTCAAAATTCATCCGGGTATCGATAAAAAAATCGTATTTCTTTTTAGGAAGAAAACTCCTATTCTCATTACTAATCACATCAACAGCAAAACCAAGATCAACAAATGTTCTTGCCATCACAACGGACAATTGACGGTTATAGTGATAATAAGGGATTGGTTGTCCCGGCTTGATTGAGAAAAGTTCGATTCTATAGGAGAGAAGCACATGACCTCGAGGTGGGCCATCAGGATTAAGGGATATCACTTTTTTATTTGAGGGGGAATTGATTTCCTTAAGAAGGTTCCCGAGTGCGCCATGGGTCAGTTGGAGTACTTTTTTCACAAACCTACGAACAATCCTCATGAGTAATAGCACATTCTTTTCATTGGAGTTTGGAAGCTTTTTTGACAGAGGACAAAAACCTCTGTCAGAGATAATTTGATTGAGAACCTGCAAACCTGCCCCCCAACACCAACATCATGGAAACACTCTTTCATTCGAATGCCCTGGGAGTTGAGAATCTTTGTAGGCAGAAAGCTGAGCTTTATACCATTCCACCGTTTGCTGCAATCCATTTTCAAGTGAGACTTTCGGTCTCCAGTCGAGCCTTTTAAATGTCCTCGCAACGTCGGCCGTTCGCGCTGGCTCCAATACCCGATCAGGTAGGACACCGAATAGAGGTTGAGTCCCCTTCCCCACTATCTCCACCAGCCGTTCAACCAATTCACGAACACTCACCAATGTCCCCGATCCCAAATCCACCGTGGTCCCTTCAATTCGTGGCACTTGAGCAGCAGCAAGAAACCCCTCAATAACGTCATCGACATAAATCCAATCAGCCATCCACTGCCCACTCGAAAGTTTAGGCGATTCTCCTTTCAATAGAGAAAGTGCGACTGTGGGAATTAGCTTTCGCGTTTCTTGTCCTGGTCCATATGTCATAAAGGTCCTGACAATGACCACGGGGGTACCATAGAGCGCATGAAACATACGCCCATACCCGCTACTCGCCCACTTGGCAGCCGCATAGGGTGAACTGGGGATACTCTCTCCATCATCCGGTGGTTCATTGAGGGATCCGGCCAGCACAATGCGTTGACACCCCACTTCCGCCGCAACAGTTAAGAGATTCACCGTGCTGGTCAGCAGGCTGTGGAAAGCCGGCAAAACAAGTTCTTTGTTCTGAATTCCTGAGACTAATCCGGACAAATGAAAAATGATGTCGGGTTTTACGGAGTCGAACAACCTGCGAACTGCTCCTACATCCTCCAAGTTCGATTGCCACCAGATGGGTCCACTTTTCTGACGGTCCCGTTGAGATCGAGATATCGCATGTACCTCCCCACCCCGCATGCCTAGATGACGGCACAAATGCGATCCCAAAAAGCCGCTGGCACCGGTGACCATAACGGTGCAAGGTTTCCATGAAGTGATCGTTTCCACCAGGGGGTTTTGATTAGGAGAGGTCATCGCTCATCACCCGACCACATGGACTAGGCCATTCTTTGCGTGATCGAGGTATCCTGCCGAAGTATTTCTCTTTTGAACCATCGCACAAGTCGTTCTTTCTCTCCACTGCCCTCGACCCTCCTTGATGTCCGCTGAAAATTCATTGAACGTGTCACAATGAGACTTTCTTTAGGAGTCCGTGCTCTTCCAACGATTCAGCAGCTTTGTCAATAACCTCAAACTCTAATCCAGATCGTTCGGCTATGTCTAAGAGCGAATGCGTTCCATCCGAAAAATTCAACACCCACAACATCGCCATCTCCCTTTTGGCGCCTTCCGATTCACCACCAATGGCACGGTAAAGGCCCCGTTTTCCCAAACGAGGTTCGCACTTGGGATTTTGACTGAGAAATGTTGTGTTCCTTTCCAAAAGATTGACCGCCTTTACACAACAAATCAAGGACTCTTCCAACGGCTGAGGCTGGACAAACGTTAAATTGTCGCCTGACGTATGATATTCGGGATATTCGCCGTGAGGTGTCCTCATGAAACAGCCCACGGGCAAATTAAAACCAGGGGAACAATATTGCCTTTCATCATACCCATAGGGGAAGAAATCGATGATGGCATGCTCCAAGCCCGAGGTTTTCAGTATATGTATGAAGGCCCGATCGATCCCGGCCTTGCCTTGCCGGCTCTTTTTATACGTTAACGCTCCGGGATCTCCCACCCCGGTCACCACCATGCCATTGGTGATGGTGGACACTTGGTTTTCATGCAACGCCAGCCAGGCAATGGACCCGATCGTCCCTGGAATAAAGAGAAAGCGGTAAGAATATCGCAAGGATCGCCCGCTCAACGTCTTGGCCAGAAATGTAGTAACGGCAATTCCGGACAGGTTGTCATTGCACAAGGATGGATGGCAGGTATGACAGGAGATCAAGATCTCTTCTTCAGTTTCCCCTTTTATGACGTATTCCCCATAGGTTAAATGCCCGGATTCTAAGGTCGAATGGATACATACCTCATATTCCTCCTCTTTCAACGCCATCAGTTGCCGATGGGTCAGACAGAATCCCCAGCTTTCCTTATAGTAAGAGGTTCGGTAGGGAATCCAATCAGGATGTTCGGGCAATGAATACAGATGGGGTTTTAATTCTTCCAGCGTCATCGTGGTGTGAATGGGCTGACTATAACTAACAACATGCAGGTTCGATTGCGTAAAATCGACAATCCGTTCTCCCTTTTTATTTTTTATATACGCATCCTGAATATTCCACTCCTGTGGCACTGTCCAATCAAACACCTCGGTTCCGCTTGGAATCTCATGCATCTTCACAGGGATATGGCGGGCAATTCCTTTTAGCGTCTCCCGAACGCCCTGACCTGTAATACTCCGACAGAGGGGATATAGTTCAGCAAGAAACTGATACATCTCATGTCCGACTTGCTTTGAAATTTCATCAATCATATGACCATGCAGCCTTATCGTGTTCAATGTTGGGGTTCGATAAAATCTGGGTAAGCCAGGTCGCGATCAGATATGAGCCGCTCATCGGCCGGCCATTGAATCCCAAACGCAGGATCATCCCACCGCACCCCTCTGGCACATTGAGGATCGTAGAACGCGGAGATCTGGTAAAAAATCTCCGTATTATCTTCTAGAGTCTGAAATCCATGGGCACATCCTTCCGGGATATAATGCATCCGCCGGTTTTCCGCAGTGAGAATGACCGCGGCATGCTGAGTATACGTTTGAGATAAAGGCCGCAAATCGATCAACACATCGTAGATTGCGCCCTTAATGCACCAGACGAGCTTGGCTTCTTCAAACGGCGCACATTGATAGTGCATCCCCCTGAGGATCCCTTTCTTTTTATTAAAAGAAAGGTTGCATTGCACCTGTTTGAATGTGAGTCCATGCGCCTCAAACTCTCGTTGACACATCGTTCGGGCAAAGAACCCGCGACTGTCTTCAATCCGCTCCGGATCAATGAGGAAGGCTCCCTTGATTGTTGATTCGGTGAAAATCATGGATACACCCTGACCTCCGGAATCGGCACCACGAATGCCCCGCCCCATTCGCGGATACACGCCATTTGCTGCATTATTTCATCCTTCAAATTCCAGGGCAGGATCAACACGTAATCAGGCTTGGTTTCCCTAATCGCATCGGGGGCATAGATTGGAATATGCGTTCCGGGCAGATAAAGCCCTTGCTTGTGGGGGCTACGATCAACCGTGTAATCAATGAAATCCGTACGAATTCCACAATAATTTAAGAGGGTATTCCCTTTGGCGGGAGCACCATACCCTACGATGGTCTTCCCCTTTTCCTTCGCCTCAATCAAGAAGGAAAGAAGTTGCCTCTTGGTATGATGAACTTTTTCGGAAAAAGAAAGATAATGATCTAAGGTTTGTAAGCCTGCCTTTTTCTCCCGATCCTGTAAGGCCGCAACTCTGGACTCCACCGGCTTTGAGTGGTCGGCTTCATGGCGAGCATAAATTCGAAGAGACCCGCCATGCGTGGGAATTTCTTCGACATCGAAAAGAATTAAGCCGTGCTTCCTGAATACCTGTTCTACGGTGCCAAAAGAAAAATACGAGAAATGTTCGTGGTAAATCGTGTCAAATTGATTGTCCTCCATGAGGCGCATCACATGGGGAAATTCCATGGTGATGACACCCTGAGGTTTGAGCAGCGTTTGAAGCCCACACACAAAATCATTCAAGTCCGGGACATGAGCTAAGACGTTATTGCCAATCAATAAATCTGCCTGTTTCCCTTCCTCAACCAACAATTGAGCTAAACGTTCCCCAAAAAATGAAACCCGTGTCGAAATCCCTTTTTCCGTAGCCACTTTGGCCACATTTTCCGCCGGTTCGATTCCCAAAACGGGGATGCCCTTTTCAACGAAATATTGAAGTAAATACCCGTCATTACTGGCAACTTCAACCACAAGACTGCGTTCATCCAATTTTATCCGCTCCTGAATCATGTCTGTATACGCGCACGCGTGTTGAAGCCACAGATCAGAATAGGAAGAAAAATAGGCATAATCGCTAAAGATTCGCTCAGGGCTTGAACAGTCTTTTAACTGCACCAGAAGACACCGGCTACAGACAAAGGCATACAATGGGAAAAACGGCTCCATCTCCCCCAAGGATTCGTTTTTCACATAGGAATTTGAAAAAGGGGAAGTCCCGAGATCAAGAAACGTGTGCTCTAGTACCATACCGCAAAACCGACAAGACTGAGAATTTTTCATAGTTTTCCCCTCATGAGTTGACCGCCTCCACTCTGGAAACCGGGAATTGTTCGGTCGGCGGCAATCCACGCCAGAAACAAATCATTTCAATGAACTACCATTCACGTATTCGTGGAGGGAGATTTTTAACAGGGCCCAATGTAACGGCCTTTTTTCTTTAATACTTCGTCGTACTTTTTTGCTCGAGAAATTCTTTATACCATGCAATCGTCTCAGCCAGCCCTTTTCCCAAATTA
Above is a window of Candidatus Nitrospira neomarina DNA encoding:
- a CDS encoding class I SAM-dependent methyltransferase, which encodes MKNSQSCRFCGMVLEHTFLDLGTSPFSNSYVKNESLGEMEPFFPLYAFVCSRCLLVQLKDCSSPERIFSDYAYFSSYSDLWLQHACAYTDMIQERIKLDERSLVVEVASNDGYLLQYFVEKGIPVLGIEPAENVAKVATEKGISTRVSFFGERLAQLLVEEGKQADLLIGNNVLAHVPDLNDFVCGLQTLLKPQGVITMEFPHVMRLMEDNQFDTIYHEHFSYFSFGTVEQVFRKHGLILFDVEEIPTHGGSLRIYARHEADHSKPVESRVAALQDREKKAGLQTLDHYLSFSEKVHHTKRQLLSFLIEAKEKGKTIVGYGAPAKGNTLLNYCGIRTDFIDYTVDRSPHKQGLYLPGTHIPIYAPDAIRETKPDYVLILPWNLKDEIMQQMACIREWGGAFVVPIPEVRVYP
- a CDS encoding glycosyltransferase — encoded protein: MKKVLQLTHGALGNLLKEINSPSNKKVISLNPDGPPRGHVLLSYRIELFSIKPGQPIPYYHYNRQLSVVMARTFVDLGFAVDVISNENRSFLPKKKYDFFIDTRMNFERIANGLNKDCVKILHATTAHPYFNNYAESKRLLALQERRHVTLRSRRFMNQKYAMAVTYADCVVVHCEFGVKNFKYANKPMYLVPNAVPYNYTWRDSKDFEACRFRFLWLGSEGMVHKGLDLVLEAFAGMPEYHLTVCGPVAREKDFEQEYFQELYHTPNIHTHGWIDVESAEFRDLTNRCLGLVYPSCSETNAGSVLTSLHAGLIPIISCESGVDVGKDEGVVLDDCSIESIREAVRQTSSRSTQELRCMSRKSWEFAQENHTIKNFEKKYRNVIETLVSEYKK
- a CDS encoding DUF4910 domain-containing protein — translated: MIDEISKQVGHEMYQFLAELYPLCRSITGQGVRETLKGIARHIPVKMHEIPSGTEVFDWTVPQEWNIQDAYIKNKKGERIVDFTQSNLHVVSYSQPIHTTMTLEELKPHLYSLPEHPDWIPYRTSYYKESWGFCLTHRQLMALKEEEYEVCIHSTLESGHLTYGEYVIKGETEEEILISCHTCHPSLCNDNLSGIAVTTFLAKTLSGRSLRYSYRFLFIPGTIGSIAWLALHENQVSTITNGMVVTGVGDPGALTYKKSRQGKAGIDRAFIHILKTSGLEHAIIDFFPYGYDERQYCSPGFNLPVGCFMRTPHGEYPEYHTSGDNLTFVQPQPLEESLICCVKAVNLLERNTTFLSQNPKCEPRLGKRGLYRAIGGESEGAKREMAMLWVLNFSDGTHSLLDIAERSGLEFEVIDKAAESLEEHGLLKKVSL
- a CDS encoding class I SAM-dependent methyltransferase, which produces MKSTEAIFTEIYKENYWRGKSSVSGQGSDLEQTQTIVKELPILLNDLKISTMLDIPCGDFFWMKMVDLQGVHYTGADIVEELVERNRQLYQTDNIVFTKLNLLRSDLPKVDLIFCRDCLGHFSFSNIFMALKNMSRSESSYLLTTTFPERNANWDIATGQWRPLNLEAGPFHFPPPQFLLVEHCTQKTKKGEYKDKSLGLWKISDVEKILKKGPPFPSFLKEKREYKDFLATVVCSVGI
- the rfbC gene encoding dTDP-4-dehydrorhamnose 3,5-epimerase, producing MIFTESTIKGAFLIDPERIEDSRGFFARTMCQREFEAHGLTFKQVQCNLSFNKKKGILRGMHYQCAPFEEAKLVWCIKGAIYDVLIDLRPLSQTYTQHAAVILTAENRRMHYIPEGCAHGFQTLEDNTEIFYQISAFYDPQCARGVRWDDPAFGIQWPADERLISDRDLAYPDFIEPQH
- a CDS encoding NAD-dependent epimerase/dehydratase family protein, encoding MTSPNQNPLVETITSWKPCTVMVTGASGFLGSHLCRHLGMRGGEVHAISRSQRDRQKSGPIWWQSNLEDVGAVRRLFDSVKPDIIFHLSGLVSGIQNKELVLPAFHSLLTSTVNLLTVAAEVGCQRIVLAGSLNEPPDDGESIPSSPYAAAKWASSGYGRMFHALYGTPVVIVRTFMTYGPGQETRKLIPTVALSLLKGESPKLSSGQWMADWIYVDDVIEGFLAAAQVPRIEGTTVDLGSGTLVSVRELVERLVEIVGKGTQPLFGVLPDRVLEPARTADVARTFKRLDWRPKVSLENGLQQTVEWYKAQLSAYKDSQLPGHSNERVFP